A window of the Arachis duranensis cultivar V14167 chromosome 5, aradu.V14167.gnm2.J7QH, whole genome shotgun sequence genome harbors these coding sequences:
- the LOC107491347 gene encoding phosphoglucomutase, cytoplasmic, whose amino-acid sequence MVVFKVSRVQTSPFDGQKPGTSGLRKKVKVFVQPNYLHNFVQATFNALTAEKVRGATLVVSGDGRYFSKDAIQIITKMAAANGVRRVWVGQNGLLSTPAVSCVIRERVGPDGSKATGAFILTASHNPGGPHEDFGIKYNMENGGPAPEGITDKIYKNTTTITEYLIAEDLPDVDISALGVTNFTGPEGPFDVEVFDSATDYVKLMKSIFDFESIRKLLTSPKFSFCYDALHGVAGAYAKRIFVDELGAQENSLLNCVPKEDFGGGHPDPNLTYAKELVARMGLGNSETQGEPPEFGAAADGDADRNMILGKRFFVTPSDSVAIIAANAVEAIPYFSAGLKGVARSMPTSAALDVAAKHLNLKFFEVPTGWKFFGNLMDAGLCSICGEESFGTGSDHIREKDGIWAVLAWLSILAYKNKDKLQDKLVTVEDIVRNHWATYGRHYYTRYDYENVDAGAAKELMAYLVKLQSSLPEVNKIVKGVRSDVSNVVNADEFEYKDPVDGSISSHQGIRYLFEDGSRLIFRLSGTGSEGATIRLYIEQYEKDPSKTGRLSHEALAPLVDVALKLSKMQEYTGRSAPTVIT is encoded by the exons ATGGTTGTCTTCAAAGTTTCTCGCGTTCAGACCTCTCCCTTCGATGGCCAGAAGCCCGGAACCTCTGGTCTCCGCAAGAAG GTGAAGGTGTTCGTGCAACCTAATTACTTGCATAACTTCGTTCAGGCCACCTTCAATGCACTCACTGCTGAAAAAGTTAGGG GTGCTACACTGGTTGTATCCGGCGATGGTCGTTATTTTTCAAAGGATGCTATTCAG ATAATTACTAAAATGGCAGCTGCAAATGGAGTAAGACGAGTTTGGGTTGGTCAGAATGGACTGCTTTCAACTCCTGCTGTATCTTGCGTTATACGTGAACGAGTTGGCCCTGAT GGTTCCAAGGCAACAGGTGCATTCATACTGACTGCAAGTCACAATCCTGGTGGCCCTCATGAG GATTTTGGTATTAAGTATAACATGGAAAATGGTGGGCCTGCACCCGAGGGAATTACTGataagatatataaaaatacaactACAATTACAGAGTACTTGATTGCTGAAGATCTGCCAGAT GTGGATATCTCCGCATTAGGTGTTACAAACTTTACAGGCCCTGAAGGACCATTTGATGTTGAGGTGTTTGACTCAGCAACCGATTATGTAAAATTGATGAA GTCAATTTTTGATTTTGAATCTATCAGGAAACTGTTGACATCTCCTAAATTCTCATTCTG TTATGATGCACTACATGGAGTTGCTGGAGCATATGCAAAGCGTATTTTTGTGGATGAACTTGGGGCACAAGAAAACTCTTTACTTAACTGTGTACCAAAG GAAGACTTTGGAGGAGGACATCCAGATCCCAATTTGACTTATGCAAAAGAATTGGTTGCTCGGATGGGATTGGGCAATTCAGAAACACAAGGTGAGCCACCAGAGTTTGGTGCTGCTGCCGATGGTGATGCAGATCGCAACATGATACTTGGTAAAAG GTTTTTTGTCACTCCTTCAGATTCTGTGGCCATTATTGCTGCAAATGCTGTTGAAGCTATACCATACTTTTCTGCTGGCTTAAAGGGAGTTGCCAG GAGCATGCCAACCTCTGCTGCCCTGGATGTTGCGGCCAAGCATCTGAATCTGAAATTTTTTGAG GTTCCGACAGGTTGGAAGTTCTTTGGTAATTTAATGGATGCTGGTTTATGTTCAATCTGTGGTGAAGAAAGTTTTGGAACCG GTTCGGACCATATTCGTGAGAAAGATGGAATCTGGGCAGTTTTGGCCTGGCTTTCCATACttgcatataaaaataaagataaactCCAGGACAAGCTTGTAACAGTTGAAGACATAGTTCGCAACCATTGGGCTACTTATGGGCGTCACTATTATACTCGATATGACTATGAA AATGTAGATGCAGGTGCAGCAAAGGAGCTGATGGCATATTTGGTCAAACTGCAGTCCTCCCTCCCAGAAGTCAATAA GATTGTTAAGGGAGTAAGATCGGATGTTTCGAACGTTGTCAATGCTGATGAATTTGAATACAAAGATCCTGTGGATGGTTCCATTTCGTCACATCAGGGAATCCGGTATTTGTTTGAGGATGGATCAAGATTG ATTTTCCGTCTCTCGGGAACTGGATCAGAAGGTGCAACTATTCGACTATACATTGAGCAGTACGAGAAGGATCCATCAAAAACTGGGAGACTTTCCCATGAAGCCCTTGCTCCTCTT GTGGACGTTGCATTGAAACTTTCGAAGATGCAGGAATACACCGGTCGATCTGCTCCAACAGTCATTACATAA
- the LOC110281612 gene encoding protein FAR1-RELATED SEQUENCE 5-like produces MEFKISPTLKANLSAGINCPARIYVHILTDVGLWIISKVVLNHSHPCCPDRADMLKQHRELSMFVRRTIENNEEAGIRLSKTYKSFVAAGGSHRELNFIEKDVRNYITRELNLEIDHSIKNVFWADARSRAAYEYFGDISFGTTYNTHRYNMVFDSFVDVNHHGQSTLFGYAFDRNWSNLLKKYGVGGNKWLSEFEELIEILQQTFDNVMAEMQEYQVKSKSKCSLSHEDATLNDVNDLQSSPRVRTRERPNNRLG; encoded by the exons ATGGAATTCAAGATATCTCCAACTCTGAAGGCAAATCTCTCAGCCGGAATAAACTGTCCAGCTAGGATTTATGTACATATATTGACGGACGTTGGTCTTTGGATTATTTCTAAAGTTGTTCTGAATCATTCACATCCTTGTTGTCCTGATCGTGCAGATATGCTTAAACAACACAGGGAGCTAAGCATGTTTGTGCGTCGTACCATTGAAAATAACGAGGAAGCCGGAATCAGACTGAGTAAAACATATAAGTCATTTGTAGCAGCAGGGGGTAGTCATCGTGaactaaattttattgaaaaagatgtgaggaattacattacAAGGGAA cttAACCTTGAAATTGATCACTCTATCAAAAATGTATTTTGGGCTGATGCAAGAAGTAGGGCTGCGTATGAGTATTTTGGAGATATTTCATTTGGTACGACTTACAACACACACAG GTACAATATGGTTTTTGATTCTTTTGTGGAtgtgaatcaccacggtcagtcGACACTTTTCGGAT ATGCATTTGATAGAAATTGGAGTAATCTTCTCAAGAAGTATGGTGTTGGAGGCAataagtggctttcag AATTCGAGGAGTTGATTGAAATTTTGCAGCAGACTTTTGATAATGTCATGGCTGAGATGCAAGAATATCAAGTGAAAAGTAAAAGCAAATGCTCGTTATCTCACGAAGATGCTACGTTGAATGATGTTAACGACCTTCAAAGTTCTCCACGTGTTAGAACAAGAGAACGTCCCAATAATAGACTGGGataa